ATTTTCTAATTGTAAGAAGAATATGTCATTATTATAAGGGGAATTTATATGTTGTGATTCATCATATTCATTCCATTTGTATCTATGTATATATGTATAAACCACCATGAAATACATGTATAGGATTTACCGTCGTCCTTTAAGATTTCTTCCTTGAACTCCTGAAAAGTGGCAGTTGAAGTCAAAGAGAGTTTTGGGCAATTGATAACAGTACAATGCCTTACAATCTGTGATTCAATCAATTGGCAGAGTTTTGGCAGCTGCCTGAACATTACATATTTCAGTTTTGGAAGCTCAACTTTCTTTTCTCCTATCTCATAACCACCATTTCCTTGTTCACATCCTATTAGTTCTTCTAGCTTTGAGGCTCTACTTATGATCAGAGCAACTAGGTTGGGAAGATCATTACATCtagagaaagagatgaaacgTTTCAATTTGTGGCATTCTTCGACGAAGAGTAATTCTAGCTTTGGGAAGCATGGTTGTGGCTGTTGAGAAGGAAGATTTGATAATTTGTCATTCTCCACTTCCTCCTCAACAATCTGCTTCAATTCTTTGCATTCTCTTATAACTAAAATCTTCAACTCACATAGGCATCTTGAAACACGCGCATGAAAAATTACATCTACTTTTTCACATCCTGTTATGTTTAAAAATGCAAGTTTTTTGAATTTAGAAGGGTCTTTGAAAGACATGCAAATATATGTCAACTGAGGTAGATTTTCCAAGTCCTGTAAAATAGGAAGAGGAAATGTGTAAAATGAATTTGTGTTCAAGAAATggcaaacaaaaaataattaaataaatgaaaaaaaaaataattttcatataCTATAGTTGAttaaaatttcatttatttCATCTATTAAAATACATGATGATGTTAACCACATGATAAAAACAAATAACTAAAAAAAATCCAACGGGTGATTATGTTATACCTTTTTTTCTTCGTGATCGTACCAATTTTCTATCTTCCTGCAAGTTCTGATAGACTTTGTGGCAAATTCTGGACAGCTTATCAAACAGAACTTTTGCAGAGATGGCAACCTTGGATAACAATTGTCTGGGAAAATGCTAATTGCTTGTGGCAAGTCTTCAAGCCAAAGAAAATTCAAAGCAGGAATCTCGATATCGAGTTCATTTCCACTCTGAGGTCCAAGTGAGTTTCTTCCAAATACATATTTTAATGCatcatttttcaaaatatgCAAAGTCTCTAACTGTACAAGGCCTTGGGCAACAGTGACCGGGATTAtatattctatctttccacatTTATAGACCCTGAGGAACTCTAATTTTGAGAACACCAAACTATTATCATATGGACTTATATCCTCTGTGTCATCCTCTACTAATATATGCTTCAAACCATGGCATTCTTCTATCCACAAAGTTTTCAGCTCTGCTAGACTTCGAGCTACTACAGTTGTGAAAAGATATGTAACCTCTGGGCAGTTAATTAAGTGCAGCTCTTCTAATTTCTGGAAAGGGTCGCTCGAAGGTAAATGACCGTGGCATAGAGTTATTAAGTGATCCATATCAtaaattttcagaacaagcaaTTCAGGGAAGAGATTTCCAACCTCGCTCAAATGATTGCTAGTGTCAATTAAGTACTTTATCTCCTTGGAGTTTCTTATCTTAACATACTTCAACTCATTCatacttcctcctcctcctcctcctcctcctcctaatTGAATTATGTCAGGCATAAAATTTTTCGCGCCTCCCTCAATCTGTTTTAAAGTCAAATACTCTGCTCTTTCGGCCAAAACCTTTGCTGCTGCATATGATGTATGAAAATAACCAAGCACCAAAATTTTCTGATAAGGAATGTACCTTAGCGGCTCAAATTCGAAAATAGGATATGGGATGTCATTTCCTTGTATCACATACCTTTTCAGCCCTTGGACCACACTACACTTGTTAAAGAGTTCAGCAACATTTTCATTGTAGTGATCCCATGTTGATGACCAATCACCAACGTACAATTCTTCCAACAATTGGAGTCTTGCAATAGCCtcaaaattattcttttttatGCGACATTCTGCTAAAGCTAACAATCTCAAGTTCTTCAGTTGTGTAACTTCAACATCATTGGGTAATTCAATGAATGAACAACCAAATAATTCAAGAGTTTCAAGTTCCTTCATATCTCCTAAAAACGAAAAGTCACTTAATTCCCACCAAGAGAGGAATAGATATCGAAGTTTGGTCAACGATTTGAATGCCATTGTCGACAATGGATTTCTTCCAGTGGGATTGAGAAGAAGCAAAACTCTAAGCTTCCTCATCCTTTTGTAAATTTCACCTGATATTTCCAATTCTGTTCTTAGCCATAGATATTCAAGATTGGAAAAATCCAATTCATATGGAACATTCTCAGTCCATAGGTATCTTGGTGAATAGTGATCATTTGCAATCCAGTGGGCTACATCACGAACCAAGTCATGCATCTTGACATGATCTTGTCCATCTAACAATAAACAAGAACTTATGAGCTTGTTTATAGTTGCACTGACTTCATTCCTTGCCCCTTCATATGAGTGAATTTCTCCACCAAGGCCTAGCCCTATTGCACATCTAGTTAATTGTTCTACTGAAATTTCATAGTCTTCAGGGTACACAGAGCTCAACAAGAAAAGCGCCTTGGCTTCTTCAGTATCCAAATTATCATAACTCAACTGCAAGCACTTGTAAGGATTTTGAAGACCTTTTTCAACATTCACTGGCTTCGAATTTCGCAAGCTATCCAATGCAACCTTCCATTCCACTTCAGACTTGCCTTTCAAAGTGCTGGCCACAGCTGCAATAGCAACAGGTAGTCCTTTACATTCATCTGAAATTAGCCTTGCCAAACGCTTTAAGGTATCAGAGGTGACTTCAGACAAGCATGCTTGCTTTCGGAAAAGAACCCATGCTTCATCATTCTTTAAGATTGACAGTGAAATCTTTCTTTGACAATCCATCGACGTACAAACTGCTTCTAACCGAGTAGTAATCAAAACCTTGCAGCCTTTATGAGTTGTACTGGTGGGAATCCCTATGGTGTCAAAATCTAGAAATTGCCACACATCATCTAGAATCAAGAGAATCTTATTTTCTTGGATTAACCTTGTGCGTAAGCGCTGGGCTCTCTCCATTTCTCCATTTTCAGGAAATGTATACTGCAACGGGCTTGCAATTTTATCCTGAATCGTCCGAATATCTAATGTGTTGGAGTTGGATATAGTGACAAAAAGCACTTTGTCAAACATAtgttgttttgtgttcatgaGTTCCATTGCCAGCGTGGTTTTACCACAACCCCCCATACCATACAATCCAATCATGGAAACCTCATCATTTTCCACTGCCTCCATAAGTTGCTGATAAGCAAGTTTTCTACtattaaatttcaaatatttgTCTCCAGAAAAAGATGGCATGCTTGTAAGTGTTGCAACACGTTCAAGTTGTATGTACTTTCTCCCTTCATCATTACATTTTTCAATGTCATCTTTTTTGTTTGCTAACTTCTTGCCCAAACGGTATCGCCAGAGCCAATTTGGACAGTAACAAAGACATTTGCTGCTCTTGCTTGTTCTTGCTTCTTTCAGTAGACCCTCCACCTCCTCTTTGAGAGGGTTGGCTTCCTCCAGCCACTTATCCAAAACTTCAGCTGTTTTCATTGCTTGCTTCTTAGCATGTTTAGCACGGTCGTCTACACTATTTATTGTTGTGATCAATTTGTTTTCTTTATGTTGAAGGTCCTCCACAAAGTTGTTGAAGCAGCAAGGATAACATAATTCATCTACTGCTCCACACACCAAATCTTTTCCAAACGCAGACGCGAAGCACGAAAGCCAGTCCATCATTTACTTTTCAAAGTGCAGCTTAATTCACCTGAAAATGAGAGATCAACATGTTGTAATGATTCACAAAGCTTTAAAAGCATTATTGTAATTCATTTATTAGGTTTAATGCTATGGCCAAACCTGATTCAGCTTCCTTTATCCTCCTAGCTGTAGtatatttgaaattaaattCAAGTTCTCTTGCAGCataacaaaatgaaaatgaagcaTTGATTGCTTCTTGAAAATAAAGGAGTATTGTTTTAAAAAAGTTAAGCATCAGATAGAATTATGCTCTGCCCCATGCCCCTATGATTAACAATGTGTTGTTGCTTAATTGCTTACCTTTTTAGGATTTTTTAAGAGGTCATGTTTTTTAGATAATTAGAGAAGGATCTTAGGTTAGTTTTATCAACATTCAGAAAGTTTTATAGTGGTAGCCTAATTTTTTAGTATGTTTAGTAACTTGGCTAcatttaatgtattttatatttcttttgCTGCTAGTTTCCCATCAGTTAAGCGCTAAATAGAGCTGGTGTACAAAGGCTCCAATGGTTATGCATTAGTAGGGTTCGGTGCTTAGAGCTTGGGTGCTGGCAATTCAAATTCTAATGAAAAATATAAGTCTGGAGGCTTTAGGGGGAAAAGGGGGATTTATCAGATGTTTTTGGAGGCAGAGGAAGCTAGAGAGCAGTGGCTAAATCAGTAAATCTGAAAAGTTGAAGCATCAATTCATTTAAGCAGTGGTGTAtcctttttgtttgtttttctca
This is a stretch of genomic DNA from Lotus japonicus ecotype B-129 chromosome 1, LjGifu_v1.2. It encodes these proteins:
- the LOC130732926 gene encoding uncharacterized protein LOC130732926 isoform X2 codes for the protein MMDWLSCFASAFGKDLVCGAVDELCYPCCFNNFVEDLQHKENKLITTINSVDDRAKHAKKQAMKTAEVLDKWLEEANPLKEEVEGLLKEARTSKSSKCLCYCPNWLWRYRLGKKLANKKDDIEKCNDEGRKYIQLERVATLTSMPSFSGDKYLKFNSRKLAYQQLMEAVENDEVSMIGLYGMGGCGKTTLAMELMNTKQHMFDKVLFVTISNSNTLDIRTIQDKIASPLQYTFPENGEMERAQRLRTRLIQENKILLILDDVWQFLDFDTIGIPTSTTHKGCKVLITTRLEAVCTSMDCQRKISLSILKNDEAWVLFRKQACLSEVTSDTLKRLARLISDECKGLPVAIAAVASTLKGKSEVEWKVALDSLRNSKPVNVEKGLQNPYKCLQLSYDNLDTEEAKALFLLSSVYPEDYEISVEQLTRCAIGLGLGGEIHSYEGARNEVSATINKLISSCLLLDGQDHVKMHDLVRDVAHWIANDHYSPRYLWTENVPYELDFSNLEYLWLRTELEISGEIYKRMRKLRVLLLLNPTGRNPLSTMAFKSLTKLRYLFLSWWELSDFSFLGDMKELETLELFGCSFIELPNDVEVTQLKNLRLLALAECRIKKNNFEAIARLQLLEELYVGDWSSTWDHYNENVAELFNKCSVVQGLKRYVIQGNDIPYPIFEFEPLRYIPYQKILVLGYFHTSYAAAKVLAERAEYLTLKQIEGGAKNFMPDIIQLGGGGGGGGGSMNELKYVKIRNSKEIKYLIDTSNHLSEVGNLFPELLVLKIYDMDHLITLCHGHLPSSDPFQKLEELHLINCPEVTYLFTTVVARSLAELKTLWIEECHGLKHILVEDDTEDISPYDNSLVFSKLEFLRVYKCGKIEYIIPVTVAQGLVQLETLHILKNDALKYVFGRNSLGPQSGNELDIEIPALNFLWLEDLPQAISIFPDNCYPRLPSLQKFCLISCPEFATKSIRTCRKIENWYDHEEKKDLENLPQLTYICMSFKDPSKFKKLAFLNITGCEKVDVIFHARVSRCLCELKILVIRECKELKQIVEEEVENDKLSNLPSQQPQPCFPKLELLFVEECHKLKRFISFSRCNDLPNLVALIISRASKLEELIGCEQGNGGYEIGEKKVELPKLKYVMFRQLPKLCQLIESQIVRHCTVINCPKLSLTSTATFQEFKEEILKDDVSQISGIESWELRDIINSVIRGENSIEQAQAASGSELASSQINEESKKEFIEEVSSSEKKDPMPKTSSTLGKTVSEDNQIQSESTAPESSKFVESEKRKQSDTTLKIVEAEIAPISSPNLIDSIEETKRANTGKDPALDKPAIPSSGSELRGPSPTSLTTPLHKVPLHLVDQEQTSLQGVLEKQVTLGETISIEDIGKETVQEGNASNETRMKTLSTGVEGIGEGSNMMNKEGMIGVVSNDSIEVPTGACTNFAGMDDAQVAINNAQLKSCPYSGINLRQTETDIDIESADHPINIDDLCVSELASEHSSTKDNLVAKTVVDLEESLNMPLKDIARSEANCIRLLTALKFLSHLSLKDAALPDGLKTIIDSMHKELPSILCSFKQAFVTIEKFAVIGAHQNEAANNLVSKISKVKDFLDEAQQKEAVLKGEIIRLKKEMNDREADLSSLQEEKKKCIQESIGYKRDFGNVSKDISQMVEDQRKARQELFAVDYKWSALCSQFHHNRIVNRNHS